GCGGCCACGCTGCCGAGCGGCCGGACGGCGTACCGGCAGCTGGCCGACTACACCAGCGACATGGCCGCGCTCGCCACCCAGTACCCGACGAAGGTCAAGCAGTTCACGCTGAAGAACAACTCGCTGGAGAACCGCGCGATCCGCGGCATCGAGGTCACCCGCGACGTCAACGTCAGCAACGGCAAGCCCGTCTTCCTCATGCTCGGCCTGCACCACGCGCGCGAGTGGCCGTCGGGCGAGCTGACGCTGGAGTTCGCGTACGACCTGCTGAAGAACGACGGCGTCGACCCGCGGATCACGAACATCCTCGACAAGGCCCGCGTCGTCTTCGTGCCCGTGGTCAACCCGGACGGCTTCAACCTCAGCCGCACCCTCGGCTACGAGCTGAAGCGGAAGAACTGCCGGATCACCAACGGCCAGCTCCCGACCGCCGGCCAGTGCGCGCAGTCGGCCAACCGCTCCCGCGGCACCGACCTGAACCGCAACTACTCCGGCTTCTGGGGCGGACCGGGCGCGTCCAGCAGCCTGACCTCGGAGACCTACCGCGGCGCGAGTGCGTTCAGCGAGCCCGAGTCGCGCAACGTCCAGGCGTTCGTCTCCGCGCACCAGGTGACCACGCTGATCACCAACCACACCTACTCGAACCTGGTCCTCCGCGAGCCC
The Kribbella italica DNA segment above includes these coding regions:
- a CDS encoding M14 family zinc carboxypeptidase; protein product: MRNKAIAATLPSGRTAYRQLADYTSDMAALATQYPTKVKQFTLKNNSLENRAIRGIEVTRDVNVSNGKPVFLMLGLHHAREWPSGELTLEFAYDLLKNDGVDPRITNILDKARVVFVPVVNPDGFNLSRTLGYELKRKNCRITNGQLPTAGQCAQSANRSRGTDLNRNYSGFWGGPGASSSLTSETYRGASAFSEPESRNVQAFVSAHQVTTLITNHTYSNLVLREPGYAGAGPTPDESIYKALGDQMAAQNGYDSQFSYELYDTTGTTEDWSYYATGGLGFTFEHGANSFHPAFSNVVNYYFGTGSTAGKGNRSAFLLAAESTINPARHSIVTGSGPAGAVLRLKKSFTTKTWNGTQLPDVLDSTMVVPAGGTYTWHTNPSTRPTVVQQGGTESWTLTCERPSGQVLETRQVTVARGASVTANLTTCAAGF